A region of Haloplanus sp. XH21 DNA encodes the following proteins:
- a CDS encoding CDP-alcohol phosphatidyltransferase family protein — MSGGRFTRHRRHVAAATVAGTVAAGAGIGGWLFVAEAGTRADADRWLVVAGAVFAAVVGFAAYHLDDPDDALAPPNLVTASRGGLYAATAGFLAVPPSTPAVAWAPAACYGTGVALDLVDGHLARRLGRTTALGARLDLAFDTLGFLVAPLVGVVWGRLPVAYLSISAAKYAYRAGIGWRRRRGRPIGDLPESRLRRPLAALQMGFITVALAPVLPVSVVHPVSLVVVAPSLVVFGRDYLAVTGRWG, encoded by the coding sequence ATGAGCGGGGGGCGATTCACGAGGCACCGACGGCACGTCGCGGCGGCGACCGTCGCAGGGACGGTGGCCGCCGGCGCGGGAATCGGCGGCTGGCTGTTCGTCGCCGAGGCGGGGACGCGCGCCGACGCCGACCGGTGGCTCGTGGTCGCTGGCGCGGTGTTCGCCGCCGTCGTCGGCTTCGCCGCGTACCACCTCGACGACCCGGACGACGCGCTCGCCCCGCCGAATCTCGTCACGGCGAGCCGTGGGGGCCTGTACGCGGCGACGGCGGGCTTTCTGGCCGTCCCGCCGTCGACGCCGGCGGTGGCGTGGGCGCCCGCCGCCTGCTACGGGACGGGCGTCGCCCTGGATCTGGTCGACGGCCACCTCGCGCGACGCCTCGGTCGGACGACCGCCCTCGGCGCACGTTTGGATCTCGCCTTCGACACGCTGGGCTTTCTGGTCGCCCCGCTCGTGGGCGTCGTCTGGGGGCGACTTCCCGTGGCGTATCTGTCGATTTCGGCCGCGAAATACGCGTATCGGGCGGGGATCGGCTGGCGTCGCCGGCGGGGGCGCCCGATCGGTGACCTGCCCGAAAGCCGACTCCGTCGCCCGCTGGCCGCGCTCCAGATGGGCTTTATCACCGTCGCGCTCGCGCCCGTGCTCCCGGTGTCGGTCGTCCATCCGGTGAGTCTCGTCGTCGTCGCGCCGTCGCTCGTGGTGTTCGGCCGGGATTATCTGGCCGTCACGGGGCGATGGGGCTGA
- a CDS encoding DUF7475 family protein, with protein MSSTTRFETASLTTLHWIGVGLALVTGVIHLAIGVQYIDTLQGVSFVLAGIAFGVAVLLFLLDYRRRLLYLVGIPFTAVQVVLYFSLNWPNVVSPAGLGDKVVQVTLIAVLVTLYRRESSATHATR; from the coding sequence ATGTCTTCCACGACCCGCTTCGAGACGGCGTCGCTGACCACGCTCCACTGGATCGGTGTCGGCCTCGCGCTCGTCACCGGCGTGATCCACCTCGCTATCGGCGTCCAGTATATCGACACGCTCCAGGGCGTCAGTTTCGTCCTCGCGGGCATCGCCTTCGGCGTCGCCGTCCTGCTCTTCTTGCTCGACTACCGCCGACGACTGCTCTACCTCGTCGGGATTCCGTTCACGGCCGTCCAGGTCGTCCTCTATTTCTCCCTGAACTGGCCGAACGTCGTCAGCCCGGCTGGCCTCGGCGACAAGGTGGTGCAGGTCACCCTGATCGCCGTTCTCGTGACGCTGTATCGGCGGGAGTCGTCGGCGACTCACGCCACCCGGTAG
- a CDS encoding 6-pyruvoyl trahydropterin synthase family protein: MYRLSVARDFVAQHYLTVPDPGPEGDVHSHQFEVAVRLAGPELNEYGYLVDIDAVDAALDDLEARYRDALLNDLPEFEGLNPSVERFAKRFGDRFVAAGATGTATRLTVRVWEDEDAWASHERTL; this comes from the coding sequence ATGTACCGCCTCTCGGTCGCGCGGGATTTCGTCGCCCAGCATTACCTCACGGTCCCGGATCCCGGCCCGGAAGGTGACGTCCACAGCCACCAGTTCGAGGTGGCGGTTCGGCTCGCCGGTCCCGAACTGAACGAGTACGGCTACCTCGTCGACATCGACGCCGTCGACGCGGCGCTCGACGACCTCGAAGCCCGGTATCGCGACGCGCTGTTGAACGACCTGCCGGAGTTCGAGGGGCTGAATCCGAGCGTCGAGCGCTTCGCGAAACGGTTCGGCGACCGGTTCGTCGCGGCGGGGGCGACGGGCACCGCGACGCGACTCACCGTCCGCGTCTGGGAGGACGAGGACGCCTGGGCGAGCCACGAACGCACACTATGA
- a CDS encoding glycosyltransferase has protein sequence MGIEYVQRASSPAVSVVVPSVPAYDHEPTIACLRAQEFDRPYEIILVDDGTVDRSEARNRGLDAAAAPVVALTDDDTRPPADWVATAHAAFEADPDLVCLEGPVYGGCRSFGPRHYVGCNLAVRRSAAREVGGFRSAFSEWREDVEFGWRMEAEAAGHCRFKEPFRMCHPEVPRTAFDSSLERRLKEEYPERYAEVMDVTVTRRLYRRARAAGLTQPIQRGRNALRRRLRGKCEAAARIE, from the coding sequence ATGGGTATCGAGTACGTACAGCGGGCGTCGTCGCCGGCGGTTTCGGTCGTCGTCCCGTCGGTGCCGGCGTACGACCACGAACCGACCATCGCCTGTCTACGGGCCCAGGAGTTCGATCGACCGTACGAAATCATCCTCGTCGACGACGGGACGGTCGACCGCTCGGAAGCGCGGAACCGGGGGCTCGACGCCGCGGCGGCGCCGGTGGTTGCGCTCACCGACGACGACACCAGGCCGCCGGCCGACTGGGTGGCGACCGCACACGCGGCGTTCGAGGCGGATCCGGACCTTGTCTGTCTCGAGGGGCCGGTGTACGGCGGCTGTCGGAGTTTCGGCCCGCGCCACTACGTCGGCTGTAACCTGGCCGTGCGTCGATCAGCCGCCCGCGAAGTCGGTGGCTTTCGGTCGGCATTTTCGGAGTGGCGCGAGGACGTCGAGTTCGGGTGGCGGATGGAAGCCGAGGCCGCGGGCCACTGTCGGTTCAAAGAGCCGTTCCGGATGTGCCATCCCGAGGTGCCCCGGACCGCGTTCGATTCGTCGCTCGAACGGCGGTTGAAAGAGGAGTATCCCGAACGGTACGCCGAGGTGATGGACGTGACGGTGACCCGGCGGCTCTACCGGCGAGCGAGGGCAGCGGGACTCACACAGCCGATTCAGCGGGGTCGCAACGCTCTCAGGCGGCGGCTTCGCGGAAAATGTGAGGCGGCCGCCCGGATCGAGTGA
- a CDS encoding class I SAM-dependent methyltransferase, which translates to MTHADERYLEAKRTVDDRALDRRVRDRLLDTLPSDTQIVEAGAGTGATVPRLLDWGVRSGTYRGVDRNAAIVDRARALRRTELDGDPVDGGFRVDDLAVRFEQGDALEAFDGEQADLVVAQAFFDLVPVEAALDAFAAALGSGGLVYAPITFDGETVFQPSHPADDAVIAAYHDHIDGTPGRDVHAGRRLLDRCRERAGDLLAAGASDWIVRPMDGAYPADEQQFLATILSFVADAVSDVPGSDDWLRTRRRQLDEGTLTYVAHGYDVLYRVA; encoded by the coding sequence ATGACCCACGCCGACGAGCGGTATCTCGAAGCGAAGCGGACGGTCGACGACCGCGCGCTCGACCGCCGCGTTCGCGACCGACTGCTCGACACCCTCCCGTCCGACACGCAGATAGTGGAAGCCGGCGCGGGCACGGGAGCGACGGTTCCGCGACTGCTCGACTGGGGAGTGCGGTCGGGGACGTACCGCGGCGTCGACCGGAACGCGGCCATCGTCGACCGCGCCCGGGCGTTGCGACGCACGGAACTCGACGGCGATCCCGTCGACGGCGGCTTCCGCGTCGACGACCTGGCCGTCCGGTTCGAACAGGGAGACGCCCTGGAGGCCTTCGACGGCGAACAGGCCGACCTCGTCGTCGCGCAGGCGTTTTTCGATCTGGTGCCCGTCGAGGCGGCGCTCGACGCGTTCGCGGCCGCCCTCGGTTCGGGCGGACTGGTGTACGCCCCGATCACGTTCGACGGCGAGACGGTGTTTCAGCCGTCGCATCCGGCCGACGACGCCGTCATTGCGGCCTACCACGACCACATCGACGGGACGCCGGGACGGGACGTCCACGCCGGGCGCCGCCTCCTCGATCGCTGTCGGGAGCGGGCGGGCGACCTGCTGGCAGCCGGTGCGTCGGACTGGATCGTCAGGCCGATGGATGGGGCGTATCCCGCGGACGAGCAGCAGTTTCTCGCCACCATCCTGTCGTTCGTCGCCGACGCCGTGAGCGACGTTCCGGGCAGTGACGACTGGCTTCGGACCCGTCGTCGACAGCTCGACGAGGGAACGCTGACCTACGTCGCCCACGGCTACGACGTGCTCTACCGGGTGGCGTGA
- a CDS encoding zinc-dependent alcohol dehydrogenase: MNRRSLYFTGPRTVEVRQEPLPDPGPDEVLVETRVSAVSSGTETLLYRGEMPRTLAADETIDALEGDLSYPLKYGYAAVGDIVSAGAGVDEAWRDRTVFAFTPHESHFTASPADLVPLPERISAETAALLPTAETATGLVMDGRPRVGERVVVFGAGMIGLVTTRLLSQFPLDRLTVVEPATRRREMAGRLGADETLTPERAASIGGRGEPAGADLAYELSGQPATLDDAIDAVGYDGRIIVGSWYGRKRAETDLGGVFHRNRIDISSSQVSTLAPELRGRWTNERRLDVAWERLHGLDTDRLVTHRIPIRDAAEAYRVLDGGPENALQVLLTYEEPPCV; this comes from the coding sequence ATGAACCGGCGGTCGCTGTACTTCACCGGACCGCGGACCGTCGAGGTGAGACAGGAGCCGCTGCCGGACCCCGGACCGGACGAGGTGCTCGTCGAGACGCGCGTCTCCGCCGTGAGTTCGGGGACCGAGACGCTGCTCTACCGCGGGGAGATGCCGCGGACGCTGGCCGCCGACGAGACCATCGACGCCCTCGAGGGCGACCTCTCGTATCCGCTCAAATACGGCTACGCGGCGGTCGGCGACATCGTTTCCGCGGGCGCCGGGGTCGACGAGGCGTGGCGGGACCGGACGGTGTTCGCGTTCACCCCCCACGAGAGCCACTTCACGGCGTCGCCGGCCGACCTCGTGCCGCTTCCGGAGCGGATCTCGGCGGAAACGGCCGCACTGTTGCCGACCGCGGAGACGGCGACGGGGCTCGTCATGGACGGCCGCCCGCGCGTTGGCGAACGGGTCGTCGTCTTCGGCGCGGGGATGATCGGCCTCGTGACGACGCGACTGCTGTCGCAGTTCCCGCTCGACCGTCTCACCGTCGTCGAACCCGCGACGCGGCGACGTGAGATGGCCGGGCGCCTCGGCGCCGACGAGACGCTCACCCCCGAGCGGGCCGCATCCATCGGGGGGCGGGGTGAGCCGGCGGGCGCCGACCTGGCCTACGAACTCTCGGGGCAGCCCGCGACGCTCGACGACGCCATCGACGCCGTGGGGTACGACGGGCGGATCATCGTCGGGTCGTGGTACGGCCGCAAGCGCGCGGAGACCGACCTCGGCGGCGTCTTCCACCGGAACCGCATCGACATCTCGTCGAGTCAGGTAAGCACGCTGGCGCCCGAACTCCGGGGGCGGTGGACGAACGAACGTCGCCTCGACGTGGCGTGGGAGCGGTTGCACGGGCTCGACACCGACCGCCTCGTCACCCACCGGATTCCGATCCGGGATGCCGCCGAGGCGTACCGCGTCCTCGACGGCGGCCCGGAGAACGCGCTCCAGGTGTTGCTCACCTACGAGGAGCCCCCGTGCGTATAA